One Syngnathoides biaculeatus isolate LvHL_M chromosome 4, ASM1980259v1, whole genome shotgun sequence DNA window includes the following coding sequences:
- the ido1 gene encoding indoleamine 2,3-dioxygenase 1 isoform X1, whose translation MAAYIDSTAPFSLDVYHVSEELGFILPEPLHELPPYYQPWMDIAQRVPQLVLAHELRAHIDKMPILSIQFLQRHRELRLAHLALGVMTMGYVWQEGEDNTVEMLPRTLAVPYWELSQRLGLPPILTHADAVLANWRKKDPERALDIENLELVVSIPGGESVRGFFIVTLMVERAAIPALRSIPKVINGVRCGDTKAVAKALKDISHSIDSMTESLRLMQVHVDPCVFYGIMRIFLSGWKDNPCMPKGLVYEGVQTEPMEYSGGSAAQSSLLHCFDELLGVKHEAKSGAFLKCMRNYMLPGHKQLIRDISLQPSLRTFVQQQASEQLTDSFQECVTKLLALRSYHLTVVTRFITIPAAKARQLRNQRRDQEAGMISKAPAALEERGTGGTGIMSFLKTVRNQTRDTLLPETSKEMKHKS comes from the exons ATGGCTGCTTATATAGACTCCACAGCTCCTTTCTCTCTGGATGTGTACCATGTCTCTGAGGAATTGGGCTTCATTCTACCAGAGCCTCTG CACGAACTTCCACCTTACTACCAACCATGGATGGACATTGCCCAGCGAGTCCCACAGCTTGTTCTCGCACATGAGTTGCGCGCTCATATTGACAAG ATGCCTATACTGAGCATCCAGTTCCTGCAGAGGCACAGGGAACTGCGATTGGCCCACCTGGCCCTCGGCGTCATGACAATGGGATATGTTTGGCAGGAGGGCGAGGACAACACTGTAGAG ATGCTGCCGCGCACTCTGGCTGTTCCATACTGGGAGCTGTCCCAACGCTTGGGACTTCCTCCAATTCTCACCCATGCTGATGCGGTGCTGGCGAACTGGCGGAAGAAGGATCCAGAGCG GGCTTTAGACATAGA GAACTTGGAACTGGTGGTCAGTATCCCTGGCGGTGAAAGTGTGCGGGGCTTCTTCATTGTTACTCTTATGGTGGAGCGAGCGGCGATTCCAGCTCTGAGG AGCATTCCTAAAGTGATCAATGGTGTGAGATGTGGGGATACTAAAGCTGTGGCCAAAGCTctaaaagacatcagccattcCATAGACAGCATGACAGAGTCTCTCAGACTTATGCAAG TGCATGTGGATCCATGTGTCTTCTACGGCATCATGAGGATCTTCTTGTCTGG GTGGAAAGACAACCCATGTATGCCAAAGGGTCTGGTTTATGAAGGTGTCCAGACAGAACCAATGGAGTACTCCGGAGGCAGTGCTGCACAGAGCAGCCTGTTGCATTGCTTTGATGAACTTCTGGGAGTTAAACATGAAGCCAAAAGTG GTGCCTTTCTAAAATGTATGAGGAACTACATGTTACCTGGTCACAAGCAACTCATCCGGGACATCTCGTTGCAACCCTCCCTGCGGACTTTTGTGCAGCAGCAGGCCAGTGAGCAGCTAACCGATTCCTTTCAGGAATGCGTCACCAAACTGTTGGCTTTGCGCAGTTATCATCTCACCGTTGTTACTCGCTTCATCACAATCCCCGCCGCTAAAGCCCGACAACTACGTAACCAGCGCAGGGACCAAGAGGCGGGGATGATCAGCAAGGCCCCTGCTGCACTAGAGGAGCGGGGCACCGGCGGCACTGGCATCATGAGCTTCTTAAAGACTGTGAGGAATCAAACAAGAGACACCCTGCTGCCCGAGACAAGCAAAGAGATGAAGCACAAAAGCTGA
- the ido1 gene encoding indoleamine 2,3-dioxygenase 1 isoform X2, translating to MDIAQRVPQLVLAHELRAHIDKMPILSIQFLQRHRELRLAHLALGVMTMGYVWQEGEDNTVEMLPRTLAVPYWELSQRLGLPPILTHADAVLANWRKKDPERALDIENLELVVSIPGGESVRGFFIVTLMVERAAIPALRSIPKVINGVRCGDTKAVAKALKDISHSIDSMTESLRLMQVHVDPCVFYGIMRIFLSGWKDNPCMPKGLVYEGVQTEPMEYSGGSAAQSSLLHCFDELLGVKHEAKSGAFLKCMRNYMLPGHKQLIRDISLQPSLRTFVQQQASEQLTDSFQECVTKLLALRSYHLTVVTRFITIPAAKARQLRNQRRDQEAGMISKAPAALEERGTGGTGIMSFLKTVRNQTRDTLLPETSKEMKHKS from the exons ATGGACATTGCCCAGCGAGTCCCACAGCTTGTTCTCGCACATGAGTTGCGCGCTCATATTGACAAG ATGCCTATACTGAGCATCCAGTTCCTGCAGAGGCACAGGGAACTGCGATTGGCCCACCTGGCCCTCGGCGTCATGACAATGGGATATGTTTGGCAGGAGGGCGAGGACAACACTGTAGAG ATGCTGCCGCGCACTCTGGCTGTTCCATACTGGGAGCTGTCCCAACGCTTGGGACTTCCTCCAATTCTCACCCATGCTGATGCGGTGCTGGCGAACTGGCGGAAGAAGGATCCAGAGCG GGCTTTAGACATAGA GAACTTGGAACTGGTGGTCAGTATCCCTGGCGGTGAAAGTGTGCGGGGCTTCTTCATTGTTACTCTTATGGTGGAGCGAGCGGCGATTCCAGCTCTGAGG AGCATTCCTAAAGTGATCAATGGTGTGAGATGTGGGGATACTAAAGCTGTGGCCAAAGCTctaaaagacatcagccattcCATAGACAGCATGACAGAGTCTCTCAGACTTATGCAAG TGCATGTGGATCCATGTGTCTTCTACGGCATCATGAGGATCTTCTTGTCTGG GTGGAAAGACAACCCATGTATGCCAAAGGGTCTGGTTTATGAAGGTGTCCAGACAGAACCAATGGAGTACTCCGGAGGCAGTGCTGCACAGAGCAGCCTGTTGCATTGCTTTGATGAACTTCTGGGAGTTAAACATGAAGCCAAAAGTG GTGCCTTTCTAAAATGTATGAGGAACTACATGTTACCTGGTCACAAGCAACTCATCCGGGACATCTCGTTGCAACCCTCCCTGCGGACTTTTGTGCAGCAGCAGGCCAGTGAGCAGCTAACCGATTCCTTTCAGGAATGCGTCACCAAACTGTTGGCTTTGCGCAGTTATCATCTCACCGTTGTTACTCGCTTCATCACAATCCCCGCCGCTAAAGCCCGACAACTACGTAACCAGCGCAGGGACCAAGAGGCGGGGATGATCAGCAAGGCCCCTGCTGCACTAGAGGAGCGGGGCACCGGCGGCACTGGCATCATGAGCTTCTTAAAGACTGTGAGGAATCAAACAAGAGACACCCTGCTGCCCGAGACAAGCAAAGAGATGAAGCACAAAAGCTGA
- the ido1 gene encoding indoleamine 2,3-dioxygenase 1 isoform X3 yields MPILSIQFLQRHRELRLAHLALGVMTMGYVWQEGEDNTVEMLPRTLAVPYWELSQRLGLPPILTHADAVLANWRKKDPERALDIENLELVVSIPGGESVRGFFIVTLMVERAAIPALRSIPKVINGVRCGDTKAVAKALKDISHSIDSMTESLRLMQVHVDPCVFYGIMRIFLSGWKDNPCMPKGLVYEGVQTEPMEYSGGSAAQSSLLHCFDELLGVKHEAKSGAFLKCMRNYMLPGHKQLIRDISLQPSLRTFVQQQASEQLTDSFQECVTKLLALRSYHLTVVTRFITIPAAKARQLRNQRRDQEAGMISKAPAALEERGTGGTGIMSFLKTVRNQTRDTLLPETSKEMKHKS; encoded by the exons ATGCCTATACTGAGCATCCAGTTCCTGCAGAGGCACAGGGAACTGCGATTGGCCCACCTGGCCCTCGGCGTCATGACAATGGGATATGTTTGGCAGGAGGGCGAGGACAACACTGTAGAG ATGCTGCCGCGCACTCTGGCTGTTCCATACTGGGAGCTGTCCCAACGCTTGGGACTTCCTCCAATTCTCACCCATGCTGATGCGGTGCTGGCGAACTGGCGGAAGAAGGATCCAGAGCG GGCTTTAGACATAGA GAACTTGGAACTGGTGGTCAGTATCCCTGGCGGTGAAAGTGTGCGGGGCTTCTTCATTGTTACTCTTATGGTGGAGCGAGCGGCGATTCCAGCTCTGAGG AGCATTCCTAAAGTGATCAATGGTGTGAGATGTGGGGATACTAAAGCTGTGGCCAAAGCTctaaaagacatcagccattcCATAGACAGCATGACAGAGTCTCTCAGACTTATGCAAG TGCATGTGGATCCATGTGTCTTCTACGGCATCATGAGGATCTTCTTGTCTGG GTGGAAAGACAACCCATGTATGCCAAAGGGTCTGGTTTATGAAGGTGTCCAGACAGAACCAATGGAGTACTCCGGAGGCAGTGCTGCACAGAGCAGCCTGTTGCATTGCTTTGATGAACTTCTGGGAGTTAAACATGAAGCCAAAAGTG GTGCCTTTCTAAAATGTATGAGGAACTACATGTTACCTGGTCACAAGCAACTCATCCGGGACATCTCGTTGCAACCCTCCCTGCGGACTTTTGTGCAGCAGCAGGCCAGTGAGCAGCTAACCGATTCCTTTCAGGAATGCGTCACCAAACTGTTGGCTTTGCGCAGTTATCATCTCACCGTTGTTACTCGCTTCATCACAATCCCCGCCGCTAAAGCCCGACAACTACGTAACCAGCGCAGGGACCAAGAGGCGGGGATGATCAGCAAGGCCCCTGCTGCACTAGAGGAGCGGGGCACCGGCGGCACTGGCATCATGAGCTTCTTAAAGACTGTGAGGAATCAAACAAGAGACACCCTGCTGCCCGAGACAAGCAAAGAGATGAAGCACAAAAGCTGA